In Streptomyces sp. NBC_00091, the following proteins share a genomic window:
- a CDS encoding SCO1860 family LAETG-anchored protein has protein sequence MNSNTFRMPAAVLLATGAVALLAAPPALATGGGAGSEGSSGAVVLRAGLDVGLLNKAVHVPLKATLNEVSAPATAEKTALTVTLDGVEQGQPVSVLRADVATSKATADKTRAVAEANLAHARVHVPGLPALSLVEVEKVTSKAVCEAGKKPVASSNVLGTVTALGKKVTLTAGGPATKLEVPGVGQVSLELSGTQTTSTTAAAAALRLKVSVNPLNLNVAEVDGEVVLAEAHCETPKGPAPGPSTPASAKPDVKPQTATGATQANLAETGAGSVTPYVAGGALLLLGIGAGALVVTRRSRS, from the coding sequence TTGAACAGCAACACCTTCCGCATGCCCGCGGCCGTTCTGCTCGCCACGGGAGCGGTAGCCCTGCTCGCCGCGCCGCCCGCCCTCGCCACGGGCGGCGGCGCCGGGAGCGAGGGCAGCTCCGGCGCCGTCGTCCTGCGGGCCGGACTGGACGTGGGCCTGCTCAACAAGGCCGTGCACGTACCGCTCAAGGCCACCCTCAACGAGGTCAGCGCCCCCGCCACGGCCGAGAAGACGGCCCTCACCGTCACCCTCGACGGGGTCGAACAGGGGCAGCCGGTCAGCGTCCTCAGGGCGGACGTCGCCACCTCCAAGGCGACCGCCGACAAGACCCGCGCCGTGGCCGAGGCGAACCTCGCCCACGCCCGGGTGCACGTCCCCGGCCTGCCGGCGCTCTCCCTGGTCGAGGTGGAGAAGGTCACCTCCAAGGCCGTCTGCGAGGCGGGCAAGAAGCCGGTCGCCTCCTCGAACGTCCTCGGGACGGTCACCGCGCTCGGCAAGAAGGTCACCCTGACCGCCGGCGGCCCCGCCACCAAGCTCGAGGTCCCCGGCGTCGGCCAGGTCTCCCTGGAACTCTCCGGCACCCAGACCACCTCCACCACGGCCGCCGCGGCCGCGCTGCGCCTGAAGGTGTCGGTCAACCCGCTGAACCTGAACGTGGCGGAGGTCGACGGCGAGGTCGTCCTGGCCGAGGCGCACTGCGAAACCCCGAAGGGTCCCGCGCCCGGCCCGAGCACGCCCGCGTCCGCGAAGCCCGACGTCAAGCCGCAGACCGCGACGGGGGCCACGCAGGCCAACCTCGCCGAGACCGGCGCCGGTTCGGTGACCCCGTACGTCGCCGGCGGCGCCCTGCTCCTGCTCGGCATCGGCGCGGGCGCGCTCGTCGTGACCCGGCGCTCCAGGAGCTAA
- a CDS encoding amidohydrolase family protein, with translation MNDHNGVLHVKGRVLVGPHEVRDELWVVGGRISYERPTAAREVTTVTGWALPGLVDAHCHVGLDAHGPVDAGTAEEQALTDRDAGTLLIRDAGSPSDTRWIDDREDLPKIIRAGRHIARTRRYIRNYAHEIEPDQLVAYVAREALRGDGWVKLVGDWIDRGVGDLTACWPRAEVEAAIAEAHRLGARVTAHCFAEDSLRDLVEAGIDCVEHATGLTEDTIPLFAERGVAIVPTLVNISTFPKLAAGGEAKFPNWSAHLRRLHERRYDTVRAAWDAGIQVYVGTDAGGSLPHGLVAAEVAELVKAGIPPLDALSATAWAAREWLGRPGLTEGAPADLVVYGADPRADVRALAQPDRVVVNGVVRA, from the coding sequence ATGAATGATCACAACGGTGTGCTCCATGTGAAGGGACGCGTGCTCGTCGGGCCCCACGAGGTCCGCGACGAGCTGTGGGTCGTGGGCGGACGGATCTCCTACGAGCGGCCGACCGCCGCCCGCGAGGTCACCACCGTCACCGGCTGGGCCCTGCCCGGCCTGGTCGACGCGCACTGCCACGTGGGCCTGGACGCCCACGGCCCCGTCGACGCGGGGACCGCCGAGGAGCAGGCCCTCACCGACCGGGACGCCGGCACCCTCCTCATCCGTGACGCCGGATCCCCCTCCGACACCCGCTGGATCGACGACCGCGAGGACCTCCCGAAGATCATCCGGGCGGGCCGGCACATCGCCCGGACCCGCCGCTACATCCGCAACTACGCCCACGAGATCGAGCCCGACCAGCTCGTCGCGTACGTCGCCCGGGAGGCCCTGCGCGGCGACGGCTGGGTGAAGCTGGTGGGGGACTGGATCGACCGCGGCGTCGGCGACCTGACGGCCTGCTGGCCGCGCGCCGAGGTCGAGGCGGCCATCGCCGAGGCGCACCGGCTGGGCGCCCGGGTCACCGCGCACTGCTTCGCGGAGGACTCGCTGCGGGACCTGGTCGAGGCGGGCATCGACTGCGTCGAGCACGCCACGGGGCTCACCGAGGACACCATCCCGCTGTTCGCGGAGCGCGGCGTGGCGATCGTGCCGACCCTCGTGAACATCTCGACCTTCCCGAAGCTGGCGGCGGGCGGCGAGGCGAAGTTCCCGAACTGGTCGGCGCACCTGCGGCGGCTGCACGAGCGGCGGTACGACACCGTCCGGGCGGCCTGGGACGCGGGCATCCAGGTGTACGTCGGCACGGACGCGGGGGGTTCCCTGCCGCACGGCCTGGTCGCGGCCGAGGTCGCCGAGCTGGTGAAGGCCGGGATCCCGCCGCTGGACGCCCTCTCGGCAACGGCATGGGCGGCGCGCGAGTGGCTCGGCCGGCCCGGTCTGACCGAGGGGGCTCCGGCCGACCTCGTGGTCTACGGCGCCGATCCGCGGGCCGACGTACGGGCCCTGGCGCAGCCGGACCGGGTGGTCGTGAACGGCGTGGTCCGGGCGTAG